In a genomic window of Nitrospira sp. ND1:
- a CDS encoding DUF1800 family protein: MSLTFDEARHFLSRTAFGGTPEEIRRVMQLDRAAAVAQALAIPTNKAQTTPPAWIHRLPPLPKVRKHWSEAQRKTFREGLKADGQELKAWWYRELLTSRCPLLERMTLWWHNHFTSSLHKVKWPPFLYQQNVLLRLYALGSFRTLLTTIARNPAMLLYLDTQSNRKEHPNENFARELFELFTLGEGHYTEQDIKEAARAFTGWHLDCHTGAFRVDLRHHDDGRKVVFGKSGPFEGDDILSLTLEQPQVARYIVGKLWREFISDRPDSLEVDRLADSLRKKNYEIAGLLQDLLLSPQFWAPENRGVLIKSPVELIVGTARLFSLPIEDTVQQIGLARRLGQDLFDPPNVKGWPGGTRWITTSSLLDRTQMLHRAIRGHETGHSHGMADMGHVPGWLWLATEPIEVVQATLLPLPPVQPLMEGEERGQAVHQLVLDPVYQLK; the protein is encoded by the coding sequence ATGAGTCTGACCTTCGACGAGGCCCGCCACTTTCTCTCCCGCACGGCGTTCGGTGGAACGCCTGAAGAAATCCGGCGTGTGATGCAGCTGGATCGCGCCGCCGCGGTGGCGCAGGCGTTGGCGATTCCCACGAACAAGGCTCAGACCACGCCGCCTGCCTGGATCCATCGTCTCCCTCCGTTGCCGAAGGTGCGTAAGCACTGGAGCGAGGCGCAGAGGAAGACGTTCCGCGAGGGACTGAAGGCGGATGGGCAGGAACTCAAGGCTTGGTGGTATCGGGAACTCCTCACTTCGCGGTGCCCGCTGCTGGAGCGCATGACGTTATGGTGGCACAACCACTTTACGTCCAGTTTGCACAAGGTGAAGTGGCCGCCGTTTTTGTATCAGCAGAATGTTCTGCTGCGGCTCTATGCTCTGGGGTCGTTTCGCACGCTGCTCACCACCATCGCCAGGAATCCGGCGATGCTTCTGTATCTCGATACACAGAGCAACCGCAAAGAACATCCCAATGAAAATTTTGCCCGTGAGTTGTTCGAGCTCTTCACGTTGGGAGAAGGCCACTATACCGAACAGGACATCAAGGAGGCTGCACGGGCATTTACCGGGTGGCATCTCGATTGCCATACCGGCGCGTTCCGTGTCGATCTGCGTCATCATGACGACGGACGCAAAGTCGTATTCGGAAAGTCCGGTCCCTTCGAGGGCGATGATATTCTCTCGCTGACGCTGGAGCAGCCTCAGGTGGCCCGGTACATCGTCGGGAAGCTCTGGCGTGAATTTATTTCAGACCGGCCCGACTCGTTGGAAGTGGATCGTCTGGCCGACTCATTGAGAAAGAAGAACTATGAGATCGCCGGATTGCTCCAGGACCTGCTCCTGAGCCCGCAGTTCTGGGCACCCGAGAACCGTGGTGTACTGATCAAGTCTCCGGTCGAGCTCATTGTGGGCACCGCAAGACTCTTCAGTCTGCCGATCGAAGACACCGTGCAACAGATCGGGTTGGCCCGCCGGCTCGGGCAGGATCTCTTCGACCCTCCCAACGTGAAGGGTTGGCCAGGTGGTACACGGTGGATCACAACTTCGAGCCTGCTGGACCGCACGCAGATGCTGCATCGTGCGATTCGCGGCCACGAGACCGGTCATTCGCACGGGATGGCCGATATGGGCCACGTGCCCGGCTGGCTGTGGCTCGCGACGGAGCCCATCGAGGTCGTGCAGGCTACGCTGCTCCCGCTCCCCCCGGTGCAGCCCTTGATGGAAGGGGAAGAGCGCGGCCAGGCCGTGCACCAACTGGTATTGGATCCGGTGTATCAACTCAAGTGA
- a CDS encoding DNA topoisomerase IV subunit A, which translates to MAQAKTKKNGAVGKKLVGMADVVIAAAQRAKDPTFEIPIRALSNVSFNPRRGLIEMGEKKQSRSFFNVGMAKKFMQTMLVADALAELQQADLTTSLREIYYRTKHTIQDSHENTFDTQDESDPIIEDLEVSLVALREELHVRAENSGSIVGPVVFGDDGDRVDCAKLGKGGYSVPSIVEPEYLEIRRCTADFLLLVEKGTQWNRLSEDKFWRRYNCVLLTGNGQPPRGVRRLARRLHEEHKLPVYVLVDNDPWGYYIYSVVKQGSINLAFESQRMAIPKAKFIGLSSADPERYELPRNVGIKLNEKDITRAKELLNYQWFQKPAWQQEIKRMLANGLKYELDALANKDFQYLTKKYLPRKLKEKDWLD; encoded by the coding sequence ATGGCACAGGCAAAGACGAAGAAGAACGGGGCCGTGGGGAAAAAGCTTGTCGGGATGGCCGATGTGGTCATTGCGGCGGCGCAACGGGCCAAAGACCCGACGTTTGAGATTCCGATCCGCGCGTTGTCGAACGTGTCGTTCAATCCCCGCAGGGGGCTGATCGAGATGGGCGAGAAGAAGCAATCCCGCTCGTTTTTTAACGTCGGGATGGCGAAGAAATTCATGCAGACGATGCTGGTGGCCGATGCGCTGGCGGAGTTGCAACAAGCCGATCTGACCACCTCGCTCAGGGAAATCTATTATCGTACGAAACATACGATTCAGGACTCCCATGAGAATACCTTCGATACACAGGACGAATCCGATCCCATTATCGAGGATCTCGAAGTCTCGCTGGTCGCGCTCCGGGAAGAACTCCACGTGCGCGCGGAAAACAGCGGCAGCATCGTCGGGCCGGTGGTGTTCGGGGACGACGGTGACCGGGTGGATTGTGCCAAGCTGGGCAAGGGCGGATATTCTGTGCCCTCGATCGTCGAACCGGAATATCTGGAGATCCGCCGCTGTACCGCCGATTTTCTCCTGCTGGTTGAAAAAGGCACGCAGTGGAACCGGCTCTCGGAAGATAAGTTCTGGCGGCGATACAACTGTGTGCTTCTGACGGGGAACGGGCAGCCACCGCGCGGGGTGCGGCGGCTGGCGCGCCGCCTCCATGAGGAGCACAAGCTCCCCGTGTATGTGCTGGTCGACAACGATCCCTGGGGATACTATATTTATTCCGTGGTGAAGCAGGGCTCGATCAATCTGGCCTTCGAGAGCCAGCGTATGGCGATTCCGAAAGCGAAATTCATCGGGCTTTCCAGCGCCGATCCGGAGCGCTACGAGTTGCCGCGGAATGTGGGCATCAAGCTGAACGAGAAAGACATCACCCGCGCCAAGGAACTGCTGAACTATCAATGGTTCCAGAAGCCGGCCTGGCAGCAGGAAATCAAACGGATGCTCGCGAACGGGCTGAAGTACGAACTCGACGCGCTCGCGAACAAAGACTTTCAATACCTGACCAAGAAGTATCTGCCGCGCAAGCTGAAGGAAAAGGACTGGTTGGATTAG
- a CDS encoding DNA topoisomerase VI subunit B, whose translation MATKTSSPRAQSSAPAPQSETTVSESVASRKKSTSRDESSAAVTAVEMGARQREISVSEFFTKNRHLLGFDNPRKALLTCVKEAVDNSLDACEEAGILPEVTVRLEMVANGQAPVTPSQATRFRITVTDNGPGIVRQQIPRVFAKLLYGSKFHRMRMSRGQQGIGISAAGMYGQLTTGKPVKVISRTGPRAAAHYFEVQIDTKKNEPLVHENKQIDWAQPQGTEVALEVEGRYQKGRASVDEWLEQTSIANPHVRLVYHTPEGETKEYPRTYHELPPSPKEIKPHPYGIEFGALLKMLQDTKSHTVAGFLASDFCRVSPALAEEICKAAKVSPATKPRDVKHQAAETLYKTIQTTKIMAPPTNCISPIGEKAILSGLYKQIKGEFYTAVSRPPAVYRGYPFIIEAGLAFGKGPDEAAKPQQAAVPLAEGEDQGNDTEQARVIRYANRVPLLYQQSACATFKAVLSTTWRNYGVSQSRGALPAGPMVIFVHMASVWVPFTSESKEAIADYDEIQKEITLALREAGRRLGIFLRRRERAASEFRRRNIFDLYIEEVVAACNRLKGGNLPTEKLKEQLHKIASSRTGGLKTDEALGKTGAGPEGLPHSIIVTAEGIEGETEMAQQTPGSPAPATKTAEAEPITETKNPVKAKRGSKETPKVGKGKSVGATKAKVGQQALFADEQPSTKQSAPLKKKPAQVSATRKRK comes from the coding sequence ATGGCCACCAAGACATCATCGCCACGTGCTCAGTCCTCCGCTCCTGCGCCCCAGTCCGAAACCACCGTGTCTGAATCAGTCGCGTCACGAAAAAAATCCACCTCCCGAGATGAATCGTCCGCTGCGGTGACCGCGGTCGAAATGGGGGCGCGGCAGCGGGAAATTTCCGTCTCCGAATTTTTTACGAAAAATCGGCACCTCCTGGGTTTCGACAATCCCCGCAAAGCGCTGCTGACCTGCGTGAAAGAGGCCGTAGACAACTCGTTGGATGCGTGCGAAGAAGCAGGCATCCTGCCCGAGGTGACGGTGAGGCTTGAAATGGTCGCGAACGGGCAGGCGCCGGTTACTCCCAGCCAGGCGACACGCTTCCGGATCACGGTGACCGACAACGGGCCGGGCATTGTGCGCCAACAGATCCCCCGTGTGTTCGCCAAATTGCTGTACGGCTCGAAATTCCATCGCATGCGGATGAGCCGAGGGCAACAGGGCATCGGCATTTCAGCGGCCGGCATGTATGGGCAATTGACGACCGGCAAGCCGGTGAAAGTGATTTCCCGCACGGGGCCTCGCGCGGCGGCGCACTATTTCGAAGTGCAAATCGACACGAAGAAGAACGAGCCGTTGGTGCACGAGAACAAGCAGATCGACTGGGCTCAGCCGCAGGGCACCGAAGTGGCGCTCGAGGTCGAAGGGCGTTACCAGAAGGGCCGCGCGTCCGTCGATGAGTGGCTGGAGCAGACGTCGATCGCCAACCCGCATGTGCGGCTGGTCTATCACACGCCGGAAGGGGAAACGAAAGAGTATCCCCGGACCTATCACGAACTGCCGCCTTCCCCGAAAGAAATCAAGCCGCATCCCTATGGCATCGAGTTCGGGGCCCTGCTCAAGATGTTGCAGGACACGAAGAGCCATACGGTAGCCGGTTTCCTCGCGAGCGACTTCTGCCGGGTTTCGCCTGCGTTGGCCGAGGAGATCTGCAAGGCGGCGAAAGTGTCGCCCGCAACCAAGCCTCGCGATGTGAAGCATCAGGCGGCCGAAACGCTCTACAAGACGATTCAGACCACCAAGATCATGGCGCCGCCGACGAACTGCATCTCGCCGATCGGGGAGAAGGCGATCCTCTCGGGCCTCTATAAGCAAATCAAAGGTGAGTTTTATACGGCCGTGAGTCGTCCACCGGCCGTCTATCGCGGCTATCCCTTTATCATCGAGGCAGGGCTGGCCTTCGGGAAAGGACCGGACGAAGCGGCCAAGCCGCAGCAGGCCGCCGTGCCGTTGGCCGAGGGTGAAGACCAGGGGAACGATACCGAACAGGCGCGGGTGATCCGCTACGCGAATCGGGTGCCGTTGCTCTATCAACAATCGGCGTGTGCTACGTTCAAAGCGGTGCTCAGCACCACCTGGCGAAACTATGGGGTGTCGCAGTCCCGTGGCGCGCTGCCTGCCGGGCCGATGGTGATCTTCGTGCACATGGCATCCGTGTGGGTGCCGTTCACCAGCGAGTCGAAAGAAGCTATTGCCGACTACGACGAAATTCAGAAGGAAATCACGCTCGCGCTTCGTGAAGCCGGCCGGCGGCTGGGGATTTTTCTGCGAAGAAGAGAGCGGGCTGCCAGTGAGTTCCGTCGCCGCAATATCTTCGATCTCTATATCGAGGAGGTTGTGGCCGCCTGCAATCGCCTGAAAGGCGGAAACCTTCCCACGGAGAAATTGAAGGAACAGTTGCACAAGATTGCCAGTTCACGGACGGGGGGCCTCAAGACCGATGAGGCCCTGGGAAAGACCGGCGCGGGACCGGAAGGGCTGCCGCATTCGATCATCGTGACGGCCGAGGGGATCGAGGGAGAGACCGAGATGGCTCAGCAGACTCCTGGATCGCCTGCGCCTGCGACCAAAACGGCGGAGGCTGAGCCGATCACCGAGACGAAAAATCCGGTGAAGGCGAAGCGCGGCTCGAAGGAGACACCGAAGGTCGGGAAGGGCAAGTCTGTCGGGGCAACGAAGGCGAAAGTCGGGCAGCAAGCCTTGTTTGCCGATGAGCAGCCGTCTACGAAACAGTCGGCACCGCTCAAGAAAAAACCCGCGCAGGTATCCGCCACCCGGAAAAGGAAATAG
- a CDS encoding PAS domain S-box protein — MVSLTAMSKTPPSVTELPPPKILIVDDDPDIALVLHDLLEHVGYRVSVAGTGAEALSKAKAESLSAVVLDLMLPDMDGLSVLALLKQIDPVLPVIMLTAFVEVAKKHSSLTEGAFGYLTKPYDAEELKALIRRAVGVKHLSIEAAATKQALTASEDRFREVVQTAPDAIVLADGEGKILSWNSAAERLFGYLAGEVLGESLTMIMPERYRARHVQALARVRTTGDLRLKGTVVTMHGLHKDGREFPIEMSLSSWISDGQRVHCGIVRDITARKEAEARLLRQQIEQQALLDLIPAMVWYKDAHNRILRANRRAAASIKKTVAEIEGRSTDEFYPEEAERYHQDDLEVIVSGRPKLGIIEPYQTGDGEKRWVQTDKVPYLDSQGNVLGVLVFAQDITERKRTEEALRESADCLRLVMESASNGIIVVDAEGMILLTNPHVDTQFGYERGELPGQPVERLMPARLRPQGSDHAGVFLIRPDDRSVSPVCECVGLRKDGTEFPFTMTLTPLMTTNGLYSVVAVNQAQGIA, encoded by the coding sequence ATGGTTTCGTTGACCGCCATGTCAAAGACCCCGCCCAGCGTGACCGAGCTTCCACCTCCCAAAATCCTGATCGTAGACGACGACCCCGATATTGCACTCGTACTGCATGATCTCCTGGAGCACGTCGGCTACCGTGTGTCAGTCGCCGGCACCGGTGCCGAGGCCCTTTCCAAGGCAAAGGCGGAATCTCTGTCCGCGGTGGTGCTGGACCTGATGCTGCCTGATATGGACGGACTCTCGGTTCTCGCCCTCCTGAAACAAATCGACCCGGTGCTTCCGGTCATCATGCTGACGGCGTTTGTCGAGGTGGCGAAAAAGCACAGCTCCCTCACCGAAGGAGCGTTCGGGTATTTGACGAAGCCTTACGATGCCGAAGAATTAAAAGCGCTGATCCGGCGTGCCGTGGGAGTGAAGCATCTCTCCATCGAAGCTGCGGCGACCAAGCAGGCGTTGACGGCCAGCGAAGACCGGTTTCGGGAAGTTGTGCAGACCGCGCCCGACGCGATTGTGCTCGCGGATGGGGAGGGAAAAATCCTGTCCTGGAACAGCGCCGCCGAGCGTCTGTTCGGGTATCTGGCCGGGGAGGTGTTAGGAGAGTCCCTGACGATGATCATGCCCGAACGGTACCGTGCCAGGCACGTACAGGCCTTAGCGCGAGTACGTACCACGGGCGATTTACGCCTGAAGGGCACGGTCGTGACCATGCACGGGTTGCACAAGGATGGCCGTGAATTTCCGATTGAGATGTCGCTGAGCAGTTGGATCTCCGACGGTCAGCGCGTGCACTGCGGCATTGTGCGGGACATCACGGCGCGGAAAGAGGCGGAAGCGCGACTGTTGCGACAGCAGATTGAGCAGCAGGCGCTGTTGGATTTGATCCCGGCCATGGTCTGGTACAAGGACGCGCACAATCGGATCCTGCGCGCGAATCGCCGGGCGGCGGCATCCATCAAGAAAACCGTGGCGGAAATCGAGGGCCGGTCAACCGATGAATTTTATCCGGAAGAGGCCGAGCGGTATCATCAGGATGATCTGGAGGTGATCGTTTCAGGGCGGCCGAAGCTCGGGATCATCGAGCCCTATCAGACAGGGGACGGTGAAAAACGCTGGGTGCAAACCGACAAGGTGCCGTACCTGGACTCGCAGGGGAATGTGCTCGGGGTCTTGGTGTTCGCGCAGGACATCACTGAACGGAAACGGACCGAAGAGGCGTTGCGTGAGAGCGCGGATTGCCTTCGCCTGGTGATGGAATCGGCCTCGAATGGCATCATCGTGGTGGATGCCGAAGGGATGATTCTGTTGACGAATCCCCATGTGGACACGCAGTTCGGCTATGAGCGAGGCGAACTGCCCGGCCAGCCTGTTGAACGGCTCATGCCGGCGAGACTGCGCCCGCAAGGCTCAGACCACGCTGGCGTTTTTTTGATCCGCCCGGACGACCGATCGGTGAGCCCTGTTTGTGAATGCGTCGGCTTACGGAAAGACGGCACGGAGTTTCCATTCACGATGACGCTGACTCCGTTGATGACGACGAACGGACTGTATTCAGTGGTTGCCGTCAACCAGGCACAAGGGATCGCATGA
- a CDS encoding dodecin family protein, which produces MSVARVTEIIAASPKSFDDAIHLGIARANKTLQNVKSAWIEDQKVDIEDGKITQYRVALKVTFVLKD; this is translated from the coding sequence ATGTCTGTCGCACGTGTGACGGAAATCATTGCTGCATCCCCCAAGAGTTTTGACGATGCCATTCATCTTGGAATCGCTCGCGCGAACAAGACGTTACAGAATGTGAAAAGCGCCTGGATCGAGGATCAGAAAGTGGATATCGAAGACGGAAAGATCACCCAGTATCGTGTGGCGTTGAAGGTCACATTCGTCCTGAAGGATTAG
- a CDS encoding TIGR02466 family protein, translating into MMDWAGSPLRELFAPVIEVAKQVTTLSDRCRHAARGPDWEVVEVWANVQRNGGTNAAHSHPGSFWAGVYYVDVGEVCPTLGKGGELQIYDPRGCLPRMLAPYLQYSMTELHDAGTSISYSPAAGQCLLFPGWLFHAVNTYRGTAPRISVAFNLDPVLQQGPLSSAHADAVGGSRR; encoded by the coding sequence ATGATGGATTGGGCAGGAAGCCCCCTGCGCGAGTTGTTTGCGCCCGTCATCGAAGTAGCCAAACAAGTCACAACCCTCTCCGACCGATGCCGCCATGCTGCCCGTGGACCCGATTGGGAAGTCGTCGAGGTGTGGGCCAACGTTCAACGAAACGGCGGGACCAATGCAGCCCACTCTCACCCCGGAAGTTTTTGGGCAGGCGTCTATTATGTCGATGTGGGCGAGGTCTGCCCGACCCTAGGAAAGGGAGGCGAATTGCAGATTTACGACCCACGAGGCTGTCTGCCGCGTATGCTGGCGCCCTATCTCCAGTACAGCATGACCGAATTACATGATGCCGGAACCAGCATTTCCTACTCCCCTGCGGCCGGACAATGCCTGCTGTTCCCTGGCTGGTTGTTCCATGCCGTGAATACGTATCGTGGAACGGCGCCCCGAATCAGTGTGGCGTTCAATCTCGATCCCGTCTTACAGCAGGGCCCCCTGAGCAGCGCTCACGCGGATGCCGTCGGCGGATCACGCCGGTGA
- the bamE gene encoding outer membrane protein assembly factor BamE: MRHMRWGVAVLGLCVLTGVTGCGGRQAEIKEDRLTVGRVQGEVKVGMSAAQVAELLGSPNIVTTDDKRREVWIYDKVSTDRVDTASSSYAGLIILGANSSDRSSSQRQRTLTIIIKYDEDKKVRDFAYNSTQF; the protein is encoded by the coding sequence ATGAGACACATGCGATGGGGAGTGGCAGTGCTCGGGCTCTGTGTGCTGACGGGCGTAACCGGGTGCGGCGGTAGGCAAGCGGAGATCAAGGAAGACCGGTTGACGGTCGGGCGGGTCCAGGGCGAGGTGAAAGTCGGCATGTCGGCGGCGCAGGTGGCGGAACTGCTGGGTTCGCCGAATATCGTCACGACCGACGACAAGCGCCGTGAAGTGTGGATTTACGACAAGGTGTCCACGGATCGTGTCGATACGGCCAGTTCTTCCTATGCCGGATTGATCATCCTCGGAGCCAACTCCAGCGATCGGTCCAGTTCGCAGCGTCAGCGCACCCTCACCATTATCATCAAGTACGATGAAGACAAGAAGGTCCGGGACTTTGCCTACAACTCCACCCAATTCTGA
- a CDS encoding HugZ family protein, producing MPIPDAIANDDVEAAWRTLVEQTRTGVLLTLRNGHPFGSHVPYLLGDDWARVYLHLSRLALHTQHLLEDARVSLFLAEPDKPGKNPLALQRINLQGTASILPQTDMAYESVKQRYLAKFPQSHMMFSFGDFALWELRMQDAHLVLGFGQAYQARSSAPGQWQHQKPDKKS from the coding sequence ATGCCGATACCGGATGCCATAGCGAATGATGATGTTGAAGCAGCGTGGAGAACGTTGGTCGAACAGACACGAACAGGCGTGTTACTGACACTCCGGAACGGGCATCCCTTCGGCTCCCATGTACCCTACCTGCTCGGAGACGACTGGGCTCGCGTGTATCTTCACCTCAGCCGGCTGGCCTTACATACCCAGCATCTCCTTGAAGACGCCCGTGTCAGCCTGTTTCTCGCCGAGCCGGACAAGCCAGGCAAAAACCCGCTGGCTCTGCAACGCATCAACCTGCAGGGAACGGCCTCAATCCTCCCCCAGACCGACATGGCCTATGAATCGGTGAAGCAGCGTTATCTCGCAAAGTTCCCACAGTCACACATGATGTTCAGTTTCGGCGACTTTGCCTTGTGGGAGCTACGGATGCAGGATGCCCACCTCGTGCTCGGATTCGGCCAGGCCTATCAGGCCCGTTCAAGCGCCCCCGGACAGTGGCAACATCAGAAACCCGACAAAAAGTCCTGA
- a CDS encoding VanZ family protein, which produces MLLVVAVIAGYMLLLAGLAVASPGIGFTGSLLHLVPGDWRDAAHVPAYGLLAWLAMVGFRLRGWPIRYALLVGIAFAGVFGLWTEVVQGKAPGREASLSDLLNDLTGAMMAGALMLWLHSTSRQTDRFVPALRANVHPLRKGTSSK; this is translated from the coding sequence ATGTTGCTTGTCGTCGCCGTCATCGCCGGCTATATGTTGTTGCTGGCGGGTCTTGCCGTCGCTTCGCCCGGCATCGGATTCACCGGTTCGCTCCTGCACCTTGTCCCGGGTGACTGGCGTGATGCGGCGCACGTACCGGCCTACGGCCTCCTGGCCTGGTTGGCTATGGTTGGGTTCCGCCTGCGTGGCTGGCCTATTCGCTACGCCCTGCTCGTTGGAATCGCGTTTGCCGGGGTCTTTGGCTTATGGACGGAGGTGGTCCAGGGGAAGGCCCCGGGACGCGAAGCCTCCCTCTCTGATCTCTTGAACGATCTCACGGGTGCCATGATGGCCGGCGCCCTGATGCTGTGGCTGCACAGCACCTCCAGACAAACTGACCGGTTCGTACCGGCTCTGAGAGCGAACGTACACCCCCTGAGGAAAGGAACGTCGTCGAAATGA
- a CDS encoding PilZ domain-containing protein → MNTAHRERGARRIPVQYPIYYSNGTFQTIGVTEDFNASGGRIRGKEQVSVGMELVVIVIQPTPETPMLIRRATVRWSKGHNFGIALSGVPPQSESELKAMAKVMLPGLWSCLN, encoded by the coding sequence ATGAACACTGCCCATCGTGAACGCGGGGCCAGACGTATTCCCGTGCAGTACCCCATTTATTATTCAAACGGCACATTTCAAACCATCGGCGTCACTGAGGACTTCAACGCCTCAGGCGGGCGCATTCGCGGGAAAGAGCAAGTCAGCGTGGGAATGGAACTGGTGGTGATCGTCATCCAGCCGACCCCCGAGACGCCCATGCTCATCCGCCGGGCCACGGTCCGCTGGTCGAAGGGCCACAACTTCGGTATCGCGCTCTCGGGCGTTCCCCCACAGTCTGAGTCCGAGCTCAAGGCCATGGCCAAAGTGATGCTCCCCGGCCTCTGGTCCTGTCTCAACTAG
- the lnt gene encoding apolipoprotein N-acyltransferase, producing the protein MTISRARLILLACASGLLYPLSFPAFDLGIVAWFALVPLHIAVEYLSPGRAFRIGWLSGTLAFTGSMFWVITAMNVYGKVPFPIATLVMLLLTVYLGLYMAVYAGGLSWIRTAFPTLGFLPAPFLWVTLELIRTYFLSGLPWALFGYSQYQWLPIIQLADHFGVYGVSFLLVLVNSALAETIIWGFKAYRGFQIRSFPWPSSVAATAGFSVALFYGTTLLSSVQHVPTRTLSVGVVQPNVEQAQKWDVAFRQETMARYDRLTAGLGDNLDLIVWPEAATPFVFEMEPQYRAVVNDMARRSGAPLLFGSPALRRHPDGRPFLLNSAYLLATDGQILGRYDKQHLVPFGEYIPFHNSFLFFLDKLVEGIGDFEAGPGSTLLMFKPRGKNPPAVTAATLTDFHVKFGVVICYEVIFPNLVRQFAANGADFMVTVTNDAWFGPSSAPYQHFGMVVFRAVENHVAFARAANTGISGFIDPYGRVVQQSPIFTQEALRGTIAVSHQQTFYSQYGDLFAYACAILIALLCLTGYFSHDTEPAGGEPAGRPA; encoded by the coding sequence ATGACCATCTCCCGCGCACGCCTCATTCTGCTTGCCTGCGCGAGCGGTCTTCTCTATCCCCTCTCCTTCCCCGCGTTCGACCTCGGCATAGTGGCCTGGTTCGCGCTGGTCCCGCTGCATATCGCGGTCGAATACCTGTCGCCGGGTCGCGCGTTCCGTATCGGCTGGCTTTCCGGCACGCTGGCCTTCACGGGCTCGATGTTTTGGGTCATTACCGCCATGAACGTCTACGGTAAGGTCCCGTTCCCGATTGCCACCCTGGTGATGTTGTTGCTCACGGTCTACCTCGGACTCTACATGGCCGTCTACGCAGGCGGACTTTCGTGGATCCGGACAGCGTTCCCGACTCTGGGCTTCCTACCCGCGCCTTTTCTCTGGGTGACATTGGAACTGATCCGTACCTACTTTCTCTCCGGCTTACCCTGGGCACTATTCGGATATTCCCAATACCAATGGCTCCCGATCATTCAGCTGGCCGACCATTTCGGGGTATACGGCGTCTCCTTCCTCCTCGTGTTGGTCAACTCTGCGCTGGCTGAAACAATTATCTGGGGCTTCAAGGCCTATCGCGGATTTCAGATTCGTTCGTTTCCCTGGCCCTCGTCGGTGGCGGCTACCGCCGGATTCAGCGTCGCCCTGTTTTATGGCACCACCCTCTTGTCGTCCGTCCAGCATGTCCCGACCCGAACGTTGTCGGTGGGAGTCGTACAACCGAATGTGGAACAGGCGCAGAAATGGGATGTGGCATTTCGCCAGGAGACGATGGCACGCTACGATCGGCTCACGGCGGGACTGGGCGACAATCTGGATCTCATCGTCTGGCCGGAAGCCGCCACACCCTTTGTATTTGAAATGGAACCGCAGTACCGCGCAGTTGTGAACGACATGGCTCGCCGTTCCGGCGCCCCACTGCTGTTCGGCAGCCCGGCTTTGCGACGTCATCCGGACGGTCGCCCGTTCTTGCTCAACAGCGCGTACCTGCTCGCCACCGACGGCCAGATCCTCGGTCGCTACGACAAGCAACATCTGGTTCCCTTCGGCGAATACATTCCGTTTCACAATTCATTCTTGTTCTTCCTGGACAAACTCGTCGAAGGCATCGGCGACTTCGAGGCCGGACCGGGATCGACGTTATTGATGTTCAAGCCTCGCGGGAAGAACCCGCCCGCGGTGACCGCAGCCACCCTCACCGATTTCCACGTGAAGTTCGGCGTCGTCATTTGTTACGAAGTGATCTTCCCCAACCTCGTGCGGCAGTTTGCGGCGAACGGAGCCGATTTCATGGTCACGGTCACGAACGATGCCTGGTTCGGTCCGTCGTCGGCACCCTATCAACATTTCGGCATGGTGGTCTTTCGTGCCGTGGAAAATCATGTCGCCTTCGCGCGGGCGGCCAACACCGGCATCTCCGGCTTCATCGACCCCTACGGGCGTGTCGTGCAACAGTCACCGATCTTCACGCAGGAAGCGCTCAGAGGAACGATTGCCGTCAGCCATCAGCAGACCTTTTACTCGCAATACGGTGATCTCTTCGCGTATGCCTGTGCTATACTCATCGCGCTTTTGTGCCTGACCGGCTACTTCTCACACGACACAGAACCCGCCGGTGGTGAACCAGCCGGGCGACCAGCCTGA